In the genome of uncultured Pseudomonas sp., the window CGCCTTGTAATAGACGTTGTTCAGCCAGGCCTTGCGCAGGCGGCTGTCGGGCATGATCTGCGCCGGCATCAGCGGGCCCATGGCGTAGTTGAAACGGAACTTGCTGTCGAAGATCGCCCAGCTTGGAATGGTCGCGCCACTTTCTGCATGGTCGCGGTACATGGCGGCGACAAATTCCAGATAAGGCGCAGCCTCGTTCACGAAACGCTTACCCTGCTGGTTGACCACGATGACGCCAGGGAACGCACGTTCGGCGAAAACCCCACGCGCACGATCCTCACCGGGTATCAGCAAGCTAGGCGCCCACCAACCACACTCCATCAGATCAGTGGCAGCGCCCAGGGCCTGCGCGGCTTCCAGCGCGGCGCCAGTATTGCCCCCAGCAGGAGTGGCGCTCCAGGCAACCTGACTGGGCTGCGGCAAGTATTTTTCGCGTAACTGCTGATTCTGCTCGAAGCCGCCCGACCCCAGAATCACCGCCTTGCGCGCCTGCAACCGCTGCACCTGGCCGTCGCGCTCGACTACCACGCCACAGACGCGGCCATCCTGCTCGATCAGCTCACGAAAGGCGGTGCTCAGCCACAAATCGATACCACGATCCAGCATGGAGGCACGCAAACTGGCCACCAGCGCATTGCCCATGGACGCACGGCGGTCACGCTTGCTGTTGGTCTTCTTGCGCCAGCTGAAATCCAGTTTGTAGCGCAACATCAGCCACAGGATCATAAACCGCCAGCCAGTTGATTTAGACATCGCTTTATGCGCATGCCGGGCCGTCCAGGAAATACGCCCCATCAGCTGGTTGCCCGGCGCAGCCTCTCGCAGCGCCGCCAGCTCATCACCCAGAGCGCTCAGGTCGAACAGCTCGGGGTCAAGGCTGCGCCCGCCTTCCAGCGCACCTGGCAGGTGCTGGTAGTAATCAGGGTATTGTTCGGCCACCGCGTAGCGAACGCGGGTTTTTTTCTCCAGCCAGGCGACCATTTCCGGGGCTTTGTGCAGATAAGTGCGCAGGCGTTCATCGCTCACGCGGTCACCGACCGCGGCCTTGAGGTAGGTCCAGGACAACTCTTTGCTGTCGTTGCCGCCGATGGCCTTGAAATAGTGGTTATCGGGAATCCAGATGCCGCCACCCGAGATGGCCGAGGTACCGCCATACTGGGCGGCTTTTTCCACCATCAACACCGACAGCCCCTGATCGGCAGCCGCAATGGCTGCGGTCATCGCACCCGCACCCGAACCCACCACTATCAGATCGTATGTAGCGCTGAAATCATTCTTGTTATGCATGTCGACTCTCGTAGTTGCGATCCGTCGAACCGCCGCCAGCCAATGGGCTGACGACGGCCTGCGTCAAACGTATGGATCGGGATTGGGCAGGCCAAGCTGCACAGTGCCAAAGGCCCGGGCGAAGGCAGCTACGTTGTTGGAGATATGCCCGCGCGCCTGGTGCAGGTCACGGAAGATGCGCGCCACGGGGTTGGTGTTGTAGAGACCCGAGGCGGCCATGCAACGTAAGATCTGGTCGGCCTTTTCGGCGCAGATATTGGTTACATGGGCCGATTGATAGCGGTACAGCAGGCGGGTTTCCACATCGGGAAACTCGTCACGCTGGGCCAGATCCATGAGGTGATCAAAGTTGCGCTCCAGCACCAGCTTGAGCTGATCCAGGGTCAGGGTCGCGTCAGCCACCACTTCCTGGGCCAACGGGTCTTCAGCGGTCTTCGCGCCATGCTTGCCGATATGCTGAGCGGCGTTCGCACGAAACTCATTGATCGCCCCCTGCAAGGCCCCCAAGCAGGAACTGGACACCGCACGGGTAAATACCTGAGCAAAGGGAATGGCGTACAGCGGGCTGGTGTTGACCAACCGCCCTGGGGTCGCCTCCATGCTGGTGTTGTTGGTGCGCTGCACGCGATGCAACGGCACGAAGGCGTCCTCCACCACAATATTGTGGCTACCGGTGCCACGCAGGCCCAGTACGTCCCAGTTACGTTCGATGCGGTAATCACTCAACGGCACCAGGAACGTGCCATGTTCAGCGCCCTCGCCATTGGCATCAGGCGGAATGATGCCGCCCAGCAAGGTCCATGTGCAGTGCTCGCTGCCGCTAGAGAAGCCCCAACGACCACTGATGCGGTAACCGCCCTCCACCGGCGTCACCTTGGCCACCGGCATGTAGGTGGAGCCCAACAGCGTATCGGTGTTTTCTCCCCACACGTCTTGCTGGGCCTCCAGCGGATAGCGCGCCAGCTGCCAGGGATGCACACCCATAACCCCATAAATCCAGGCGGTGGACATGCAGCCTTCGGCCAGGGTCATCTGAATATCGAAGAAGGCACGCGGATCGAGCTCAAAGCCGCCAAAGAGTTTGGGCTGCATGGCGCGAAAGAACCCTGCCTCCTGCATATCGGCGATGGTTTCGAGTGGGATTTTCTGCTCCCGATCAGCTTGTTCAGCTCGCGCCCTCAGGGCCGGAATCATCTGCCGCGCACTTGCCAACAGTTCAAGTTCTTTTTCGCATCGCTCGCGAGTGATACCCATCTTTTGGTCCTCCAGAGACTCTCGGCAGCGCCCATGCGCGCGGCTGATCTAATTATCTGGAGCGAACCTTGAGTACTCATCGTCAAAGCGGACTATGGGACGAAGCAGTTGCAAAAATGTGCGCAGGCGATGCGCACACCTTAGGTTCAGGCCGTTCTGAACTGCTGCGCCATGCGCTCCAGTTCACCGGCCAGGCATTGCAGTTCGGCAGCAGCCGAGGCGCTCTGGGCCGCACTGCCGGACATTTCCTGGACACCGCTGGAGACCCCCTCGACACGCACGGCAATCTCCCGGGTAGCGGCTGACTGCCCCTTGAGCACCGCGGTGATCTCATTCACCGCGACAATCACCTCGCCGGTGCCGGCGCGGATCTGCACCAAGGAGCTGTCAGCCTGATGCGCCAATTCAACCCCCACCCGCACCCGCTCCACCGTTTGCTGCAAACCCGCCGCCACCGCACGGGTGCTGCCCTGCACCTGCTTGACCGTGGCGGCGATTTCCAGGGTAGAGCGCGAGGTGCGCTCAGCCAGCTGTCGCACCTCTGCCGCCACCACGGCAAAGCCTCGGCCCATTTCGCCGGCCCTGGCTGCTTCGATAGCCGCGTTCAGCGAAAGCAAGTTGGTTTGTTCAGCCACCTCGTTGATCACCTGAATAACGCTGCCAATCTGTAGCGAAAAACGCTCCAGTTCTTGCATTTGTTCGGCGGTCAGCTGGACCGCCTCGGCGATCTCGGTCATCTCCACGGTCATACGCTGGATCAACGCTTCACTCTGACTGGAGCGCACAGCGGCCTGCTCGGTGATCTTACGCGTCGATTCGGCATGACCGCCCACCTCGTCGATCGACACTGACAGCTGCTCCACCGCCGAGGACATACTGATCACCGCATCGGACTGCTGCTGCGCCATCCGTGATGCGCCATCGGACAACGCCGACAGGCGCACCGAGGAACTGCCAAGCAGCCTCACCTGTTCATGCACACCGCCAATCAGTTGCCTTAAGTTGGCCTGCATGCGGGAAAAGCCTGCCAACAGGTCAGCAATTTCATCGCGCCCAGTGATCCGCACATCACCGCTTAGATCACCACCGGCAATCGCCCGCACGTGCGTCGACACGGTACCGAAACCACTGCGCAAACGCGCCAAGGTAAGCACCCCGGTAATACTGCCAAGTACCAGCCCGACAATTGCCAGGGTCAGATAAATGCCGAGCGTCAGCCGATAACGCTGCTCGGCCAACACAAACGCCGCCTCGGCCTTCTGCTGCTGGTGAGCCCGCAGCTCACCCAGCGTGACCCGCGCCAGCCGCCCTTCCTCGGCGCCAAGCTGAAGGAAGGCGCGCATGCCGTTGACGCCAAAGTCCTCAATCTCCAGCAGCGCCAACATGGCATCCAGGTCTTCCAGCCAGAGCTGATAATGCGCTTCGAATTTCGCCACCAACTCCTGTTCCTGGACATCCAGCGAGCGCTGACTGAAGAACGCGCGCAGCTGTTCAATTTTCACGCTATTGGCGCGAATTTCATCCAGGTAGAAGGACATAGCCCGATCATGGGCGATGGACAGTTTGCCGGCGGGATCATATTGAAAGGCGATGAGTACGAGTCGCCGATTATCATCCAGCAGATGCTCGATCTCGGTGGTCCGGCTGATCACCGACAATTGCTCGGCCTGCACCGCACGCAGACTGTCACGGGACGATTGCAGCCCGTACCAACCCAAGGCCACCGCCAGGTAGAACAACACACTCGCAAGCCCGGCCCAGAGCAACAGGCGAGCGGCAATACTCATACGCAAATGCACTCGAGGCATAAAACGGCTCCCAGCCAGGCACGCGCAGCTGCCCCGTTCCGGGCAGCTACGCAGAAGAGCAAGAAAGGATCAGCGGGTGATTTGCGACTGCATTACGCCAGTGAAGCCGGCGTGGTACGGCGGCAACATGCCCCACTCTGCGCGCGGATCGGCGGCCGCCGCTTTGTACACGGTGCGCACATGACTGAACTCGAGAAAGCCCTCACGCCCATGGTAACGGCCCATACCCGAAGCGCCGACGCCGCCGAACGGAGCGGTTTCCATAGCTGCATGCATCAACGCATCGTTAATGCTTACGCCGCCGGACAAGGTATGCCCCAGCACCTGATCCTGCTCGGCCTGATCGCTACCGAAGTAATACAGCGCCAGCGGTCGTTCGCCTTGATTGATCTCTTCGAGCACATGGCGAATATCTGAGTAACCGAGCACCACCAGCGCAGGGCCAAAGATCTCTTCGCGCATGATGCCGCTGCTCAGCGGCGGGTTAATCACCAGGCTCATCGGCCGCTTGCGCTGCTGGGCATCAAAGGCCACATCAGGGCACTGCACCACCTCTACGCCCAGCTCGCGCACCTCGGCGAGATAGCCATCCAAACGCTGCAGGTGGCGCTGATTGACGATGCTGACCAGATCCGGGTTGTCCGCAACGCTGGGGTATAGGCCACTGAAGGCTGCACTGAACTGACGAACAAATTCCTCGCACTGCGCCGCAGGCACAAATACCCGATCCGGCGAGATGCAAATTTGCCCAGCGTTGATGCCCTTCGCGATCGCCAACCGGCGCGCGGCTTCGCCGATATCGGCACTGGCGCCGATAACCACTGGCGATTTACCGCCCAGCTCCAGGGTCACCGGAACCAGATGTTCCGCCGCGCGGCGCATGATATCGCGCCCGACTTCGGTACTGCCGGTGAACACCAGGTGATTGAACGGCTGACTGGCGAATGCCTGCCCCACCTCGACACCGCCGGTGATGATCGCCAACTCCAGTGGGTCGAAACGCTGATCGATCAATTGCGCCAGCAGCGCGGCAGTGCGCGGGACAATCTCGGAAGGTTTGAGCACCGCCCGGTTGCCTGCGGCGAAGGCACAGGCCAGCGGGCTCAACAAGGTAAACAGCGGGGCATTCCAGGTGCCGATGATGCCGACACTGCCCTTGGGCTGGTATTGCACCCACGCCTCTGCGCCCATCTGATCATAGGGCGAGAATACCTGGCGCGGCTCATTCGGCATCCACTCACCGAGATGGTCACGGGCGTGCTTGAGTGAAGCCAGCGAGCCCAGCACATCGTTCATCAAGCCAAAGCCCGGGTGGCGCCCACCGAAGTCCGCGTCCATCGCCTCGGTCAGCGCCTGATGGTGATCCACCAGCAGGTCGATTACCGCCTGGATGCGCTCCCGACGCAGCTCGGCACTGACCGGCCCCTGCTGGTCAAAAGCGAGGCGCTGGGCAGCAAGTAATGGCGGGAGTTGATCAATCGATTGCAGGTGGGCGCGCATGCAGCGGTCTCCTTATTGCCTATCCGGCCTGTTCAGGCGTTATTTTTCTAATGTGCTGCACGATAGACAGCCTCCCCACACCTCACCTCGTCCATACAGACCAGTAGACCCGGAGCGCGTTAGTCCATAGAGACGATGACCGCTAATTTGCCCCAGCAAATACTGGATTCACTGAACCTGGACGAGACGAGGCAGATATGAATGCTCAGGCAAGTTTCAACCCCAAGGCGTTCCGCGACGCCCTGAGTACCTTCACCACGGGCGTGACCATCATCACCACTCGCGGCGCCGATGGCTTACCTGTTGGCATCACGGCCAACAGCTTCAACTCGGTGTCGCTCGACCCGCCGTTGGTGCTATGGAGCCTGGCCAAATCCGCCTACAGCCTGGAAGCGTTCTCTAACACCAAGCACTGGAATGTACACGTGCTGTCGGTGGAACAGGAGCCTCTGTCCGGACGCTTCGCCTCTCGCGGCGAAGACAAGTTCGCCGGTATCCAGCTGGACCGCGGTATCAACGATATTCCCCTGTTGCACAACTGCACGGCGCGCTTTCAGTGCCGTACCGCCTTTATGTACGAAGGTGGCGACCACCTGATCTTCGTCGGCGAGGTGCTCAGCTTCGACAAAAGCCAGCTGCCGCCGCTGGCGTTTCAGAGCGGCCAATATGCACTGACCGCGCGCAAGCCCCACGAAGGCGTGCGCCTGTCACAGATTGAGCAAGTTGCCCCCGAATGCAGCTACACCGAAGACCTGCTGGGCTATCTGGTTGGGCGAGCGCATTACCAACTGGTCGCGTTTCTACGCACCCTGCTGAGCAACCACAAGCTCGATGAACATGCGTTCTTCGTGCTCTCGGTACTGAGCATCCAGAACAATCTGACGCTGAAGCAGATCAACCACTTCGTCGCCTACACCGGGCGTGAGGTGACGATGTCGATGCTGCTGTTCCTGCAGAAGCAAGGCTACATCGTGGTCGACGAGCAGTCCGGCGAACAGTGTTTCATTCTCACCGGGGAAGGCCGCGAGGTCTCACTCGAGCATGTCGCCCTGGCCAAGGCGGTCGAGGAAGACGTCACCGAGAAGCTCGGCAGCGGCGACACTCTGGCACTGAAGATCCTCCTCAAGCGCCTGATCCAGGTCACCGACCCCGGCCTGCCCGACCTTTGGGCGACTGAAAACCCACCCCTGAATAAACACCTAAAGGGTTAAGGAACACCAGCATGTCTCTATTAGAACGTTTCACGCTGCAGGGTAACGTGGCGCTGATCACCGGTGCAGGTAAAGGCATTGGCAAGGCCATTGCACTGGCCTATGCCGAAGCGGGTGCCAGCGTGGTCTGCGCGGCCCGTACCCTGGCCGACGTGGAAGCCGTGGCCGAGCAGATTCGCCAGCAAGGCGGTCAGGCCATCGCAGTATCCTGCGACGTCAACGATCCCGCCCAGCGCGAGGCGGCGGTCGCACGCACGCTGGAGGCCTTTGGCAAAATCACCCACCTGGTCAACAACGCCGGTGGCGGCGGCCCCAACAGCCCGTTAAAGCTGAGCTGGGAAGAATTCGACCGCTCGCTGCACTTCAACGTCACCAGCGCCTACCACCTGATCCAGCTCTGTGCGCCGCACATGCTCGAGACCGGCCAGGGCAACATCATCAACATCACTTCAGGTGCCGCGCGCTACATCCAGCGCAACTTCAGCCGCTACGCCGCAGCCAAGGCAGCACTGACCCACCTAGGGAAAATGCTGGCCCAGGACTTCGCGCCGCTGATCCGCATCAACGCCATTGCGCCCGGGCCGATTATGACCGACGCCCTGGCCGGGGTGATGACCGACGAAATCCGCCAGATCATGGAAAAGAACACTCCGCTGCGCACGCTCGGCGAAGTCGAGGATATCGCCGCCGCGGCCCTGTACCTGGCAACCCCCGCCTCGAAATGGGTGACGGGCAAAGTCCTTGAGGTCGACGGCGGCGCCGAAACCAGCGTTTTCCCCACCTGAACGGAACTGAATAATGGATGACCACCTGATCAAGGCCCTGGGCGATGAACTGTATGCAGCCTTAAGTTCGCGCAAGGCCGTGCCGCCACTGACCAGCCGTTACACCGAGCTGACGCTGGACGCTGCCTACCGCATTTCCCTGCAGTTCCTCAGCCGTCGCCAGGCCATGGGCGAAAAGGTAATCGGCAAGAAGATCGGCGTAACCAGCAAGGCCGTGCAGGACATGCTCAATGTGCACCAGCCCGACTTCGGCTTCCTCACCGATCGCATGCAGGTCAGCGATGCCAGCAGCGTCAGCCTGGCCGAACACCGTCTGATTGCACCGCGGGCCGAAGGCGAAATCGCCTTTATCCTGGGCGAAGACCTGAGCGGCCCTGGCATCACCGCCAGTGATGTGCTGGCCGCCACCGAAGCGGTGGCACCGTGCTTCGAGATCGTCGACTCACGCATTGCCAACTGGCAAATCCGCATCGAAGACACCGTTGCCGACAATGCTTCATGCGGCGTATTCGCCCTGGGCGAGGCGCGTATCGACCCACGCCAGGTGGACCTGGCAAGCGTCGAGCTAAAGATGCTGCTTAACCGCCAGCCAGCGGGCAGCGGCTTGGGCTCGGCGGTACAGGGCCACCCCTGCACGGCAGTGGCCTGGCTGGCCAATACCCTGGGCGAACTGGGCATTCCATTCCGCCGCGGCGAAATCATTTTGTCCGGTGCGCTGGCACCACTGGTACCGGTCGTCGCCGGCGACCACATCGAGATGCATATCAGCGGTCTGGGAAGTGCCAGCCTGCGTTTCACTGACTAACGTCCGGAGAACCCCATGAGCAAAAAGATCCGTTGCGCCCTGATCGGGCCAGGCAATATCGGCACCGACCTGCTGTACAAATTGCTGCGCAGCGACGTGCTGGAGCCGGTCTGGATGGTCGGCATCGACCCCACCTCCGAAGGCCTGAAGCGCGCCGAAGAAATGGGCCTGAAGGTCACCAGCGACGGCATCGACGGACTGCTGCCGCACGTGCGCGAGGACGATATCCGCATCGCCTTCGATGCCACCTCGGCTTATGTGCACGCCGAAAACAGCCGCAAGCTCAATGAGCTGGGCGTGCTGATGATCGACCTCACGCCAGCGGCCATCGGCCCCTACGTCGTCCCGTCTGTAAACCTTGAGCAATATGCCAGCGAGGCGATTCTCAACGTCAACATGGTGACTTGCGGCGGCCAGGCGACCATCCCCATGGTCGCCGCAATTTCCCGCGTGCAGTCGGTGGAATACGGCGAGATCGTGGCCACCGCTGCCTCGCGCTCGGTCGGCCCCGGCACGCGGAAGAACATCGACGAATTCACCCGCACCACTGCCAGCGCCATCGAGAAGGTCGGTGGCGCGAAGAAAGGCAAGGCGATCATCGTCATCAACCCGGCCGAACCGCCGTTAATCATGCGCGATACCGTCCACTGCCTGACCACCGACACCCCGGATCAAGCCCGCATCACCGACTCCATTCACAGCATGATCGCCGAGGTGCAGAAGTACGTACCCGGCTACAAGCTGGTCAACGGCCCGGTGTTTGACGGCAACCGCGTCTCGGTCTTCATGGAGGTCGAAGGGCTGGGTGACTTCCTGCCTAAATACGCCGGCAACCTAGACATCATGACCGCCGCAGGTGCCCGCACCGCCGAGCTGTTCGCCGAGAAAATGCTCGATGGCAGCTTCAACCCCGCCGCCATCAGTGCCAACATTTAAGGAGCCGTCCATGAACCTGCAAGGCAAAAGCATCACTCTGCATGACATGACCCTGCGTGACGGCATGCACCCCAAGCGCCACCAAATCAGTTTGGAGCAGATGCAAGGCATCGCCCAAGGCCTGGATGCCGCCGGCATTCCGCTGATCGAAGTGACCCACGGCGACGGCCTCGGTGGCAGCTCGGTGAACTACGGTTTCCCCGCGCACACCGACGAGGAGTACCTGCAGGCAGTCGTGCCGCTGATGAAGAAGGCCAAGGTATCCGCCCTGCTGCTGCCCGGAATCGGCACCATTGATCATCTGAAAATGGCCCACGAGATCGGCGTAAACACCATTCGCGTGGCCACGCACTGCACCGAGGCCGACGTTTCCGAGCAGCACATCACCCTAGCCCGCAAGCTTGAGATGGACACCGTGGGCTTTTTGATGATGGCGCACATGAACAGTCCAGAAGGTCTGGCCGAACAGGCCCGGCTGATGGAAAGCTATGGCGCCAACTGTGTGTACATCACCGACTCCGCCGGCTACATGCTGCCCGAAGATGTCAGCGCCCGGATCAGCGCCGTGCGCCAGGCTTTGCAACCAGGCACCGAAATCGGCTTCCATGGTCACCACAACCTGGCCATGGGTGTTGCCAACTCGATTGCCGCAGTCGCCGCCGGTGCCACCCGGATCGATGCCGCCGCTGCCGGCCTGGGCGCCGGGGCCGGCAATACGCCGATGGAAATCCTTGTCGCGGTCTGTCAACGCATGGGCATTCACACCGGAGTGGACATTTTCGCCATTCAAGATGTGGCCGATGATCTGGTGGTGCCGATCATGGACTTCCCCATCCGCAGCGACAAAGACGCTCTGACTATGGGCTATGGCGGGGTCTATGGCTCCTTCCTGCTGTTTGCCAAGCGCGCCGAGAAAAAGTACGGCGTGCCCGCACGCGAAATTCTCGTCGAGATGGGCCGCCGCGGCATGGTCGGCGGCCAGGAAGACATGATTGAGGATACTGCTCTGACCCTGCTTAAACAGCGCCAAGTCTGAAACCTAGCACCGGCAGCAACCGCTGCCGGTGATTTTGCTGCCAGGGAGGAAACCCATCATGTCAGTCGTTGAGGACAGGGGCGGCAAGAGCAGTAATGCGTTGTTAGCCCTGCTGGTAGGCGGGTATGCGAGCATCTTCCTTGGCCGGCAAATCATGGCGGTGATGATTGAGCCGATCAAGCTGGATTTCGGCGTCAGCGATACCGCCATGGGGCTAATTTCCGGGCTGGCCTTTGCCGGCATCTATGCCCTCATGGGGCTACCGGCCGGACGCCTGGCCGACCGCCACAGCCGAGTCAGGCTGCTGGCACTCTGCACCGCACTGTGGTCACTGGCCACCCTGCTCTGCGGCTTTGCCGTCAGTTTTTACCTGCTGGTTATTGCCCGCATGCTGGTGGCCATCACCGAAGCGCCGGTAACACCGGCCTCGCTGTCGCTGATCGCCGACCTGTATCCACCACGCAACCGTTCGCTGGCAATCAGCTTCTTCACGGCCGCACCGACTATTTCGGCAATTGTCGGGCTGAGTCTGGGCGCGTGGGTGATTGATCAGTACGGCTGGCGTAGCGGTTTCTACATCGTCGCCACACCACCATTACTGGTATCCATGCTGCTGGCCATGCTGGGTCGTGAACCGCACCGTGGACGCTACGATGGCGTGCAACAGCGCCCCGCAGCGAAGCAAAACCTGTGGCAGTCGGCTCGCCAACTGCTCGGTAACCCACATTACTGCAAGCTGGTAGCCGCCTGCGCGCTGTTCAGCTTCAGCGGCTTCGCCTTCGCCATGTGGAATACCACGTTTCTGATCCGCTCCCACGACTTGTCCCTGCAGAATGCCGGCATCCTCGCCGGTGTCGTGACCGGGATAAGCGCCGCACTGGGCGGGGTATTCAGCGGCTGGTTGACCGACCGCTTGAGCGTGCAAAGCCAGGCCTGGCTCCTGGGTATCCCTCTGGTGGGCCAGAGCATCGCCTTGATCTGCCTGCTGCTTTATATACTGTGGCCGCAAGGCATCGCGCTGCAGATTGGCTCGTTGCAAGTGCCGACTGCCATGTACTGGTGTGCCCTGATGGGTTTTTTTACCATGTGGTGGGTAGGCCCCTGTTTCAACCTGCTGACGCAACTGGTCAGCCCCTGGCAGCGGGCCACCGCAATCGCCTTACAGACCATCTGCACCACCCTCGCGGGGGTCGGTCTTGGCCCGCTGGTGACCGGTGTGCTGAGCGATCTGCTCCTGCCCTGGAGCGGTAACGAATCACTGCGTCACGCGCTGCTGCTGGTGCACCTCAGCCTGCTATTACCGCTGATCCTGCTGGTGCAGCTCTACCGACAGCAGGCCTTCGCCCCACCCCACTTCGCCGAACAGTAATAAAAAAGCCCTGCATATGCAGGGCTTTTTCGTTTCTGGAGGACTCAGAAGCGGCCTGGGCGCATCATCGCATCCATGCCGCCATCGACGAAGACCACAGTGCCGTGCATAAAACTGGCCTGGGGCGACAGCAGAAAACGGATCGCCTCGGCCAGTTCCTGCGGCTGGCTGCCGCGACCCAGTGGCGCAACAAAATTGCGGGTGGCCTCACCGTACCGTGGGTCTTCGGTGGAAGCCTTGTACAGCGGCGTTTCGACCACGCCCGGCGCCACCACATTGAGGCGCACGCCATTTTTCGCCCAATCGTGCACCAGACGGCGGACCAATACACTGACCGCATATTTGGAACCGGCATAGGCCATGCTCGGCTGATTGGCCTGATTGGCCGCTTCAATGGCCGCAGCCTCATCACCGGCCAGCATCAGCTCAACGATCGGTTGTTGGTCAGCGCCAGGCTGCACCCCGGCGACAGAGCCAACCACCACGGCAGACGGCTGAGTCCCCTTGCTGAGTGCTGGCACCAGCCCTTGCAGTAGGCTGCTGACGGCAAAATAGTTGACCGCCAGAATCAGCCCGCAACTGGGCGCAGTGACACCAACACCGGCACACAAGACCACATGGTCCAGCACGCCATTGCAGCGTTCAAGGGCCTCGGAAACCGCCTGCTGGCGGCCCTCCGGGGTGGAAAGATCGACGTTGATGTCACTGTTGGCGCGATCAATACCGATCACACGATGGCCGGCCTCGGATAATTGCAGGCACAGGGCGGCGCCGATGCCGGAGGCAGCACCCGTAACGACTGTTGTGGGCATGATGAAACTCCTTTGCTGAGGTATTACCTGCAGGCTGATCGTTTATCGAGCAGCCCGGGATCGATTCTGCTTTGGTTTCAAATCGGCGGCAGCCGGTCGAACCACGGACGCGCCTGCTCCAGCTGGCCGGCCAGGCTCAACAGGGTATGCTCGGCGCCGAAGCGTGCGGCGAACATCACGCCCACTGGCAAGCCTTCGCCACTCCAGTACAGCGGGACCGACATGGCGGGCTGTCCGGTGAAGTTGTACAGCGAAGTAAACGCCGAACTGCGGGTGGCCAAGGGGCCGAATTCCTTCAGCGGCAGGTCCATGTCCACCACGCCCAGCAAAGGTGGCGCCCAGGTCATCGTTGGGCTGAGGATC includes:
- a CDS encoding FAD-binding protein translates to MHNKNDFSATYDLIVVGSGAGAMTAAIAAADQGLSVLMVEKAAQYGGTSAISGGGIWIPDNHYFKAIGGNDSKELSWTYLKAAVGDRVSDERLRTYLHKAPEMVAWLEKKTRVRYAVAEQYPDYYQHLPGALEGGRSLDPELFDLSALGDELAALREAAPGNQLMGRISWTARHAHKAMSKSTGWRFMILWLMLRYKLDFSWRKKTNSKRDRRASMGNALVASLRASMLDRGIDLWLSTAFRELIEQDGRVCGVVVERDGQVQRLQARKAVILGSGGFEQNQQLREKYLPQPSQVAWSATPAGGNTGAALEAAQALGAATDLMECGWWAPSLLIPGEDRARGVFAERAFPGVIVVNQQGKRFVNEAAPYLEFVAAMYRDHAESGATIPSWAIFDSKFRFNYAMGPLMPAQIMPDSRLRKAWLNNVYYKAGSLDELAGQIGVDATGLKATVERVNGFARSGTDEDFARGGNAFDRYYGDSNVSPNPCLAPLEKGPFYAMPMYAGDIGTKGGLLTNEQAQVLNESGQPIAGLYAIGNTSSSVMGTTYPGAGGTLGPAMTFGYVAALHAAQQ
- a CDS encoding acyl-CoA dehydrogenase family protein yields the protein MGITRERCEKELELLASARQMIPALRARAEQADREQKIPLETIADMQEAGFFRAMQPKLFGGFELDPRAFFDIQMTLAEGCMSTAWIYGVMGVHPWQLARYPLEAQQDVWGENTDTLLGSTYMPVAKVTPVEGGYRISGRWGFSSGSEHCTWTLLGGIIPPDANGEGAEHGTFLVPLSDYRIERNWDVLGLRGTGSHNIVVEDAFVPLHRVQRTNNTSMEATPGRLVNTSPLYAIPFAQVFTRAVSSSCLGALQGAINEFRANAAQHIGKHGAKTAEDPLAQEVVADATLTLDQLKLVLERNFDHLMDLAQRDEFPDVETRLLYRYQSAHVTNICAEKADQILRCMAASGLYNTNPVARIFRDLHQARGHISNNVAAFARAFGTVQLGLPNPDPYV
- a CDS encoding methyl-accepting chemotaxis protein, producing the protein MPRVHLRMSIAARLLLWAGLASVLFYLAVALGWYGLQSSRDSLRAVQAEQLSVISRTTEIEHLLDDNRRLVLIAFQYDPAGKLSIAHDRAMSFYLDEIRANSVKIEQLRAFFSQRSLDVQEQELVAKFEAHYQLWLEDLDAMLALLEIEDFGVNGMRAFLQLGAEEGRLARVTLGELRAHQQQKAEAAFVLAEQRYRLTLGIYLTLAIVGLVLGSITGVLTLARLRSGFGTVSTHVRAIAGGDLSGDVRITGRDEIADLLAGFSRMQANLRQLIGGVHEQVRLLGSSSVRLSALSDGASRMAQQQSDAVISMSSAVEQLSVSIDEVGGHAESTRKITEQAAVRSSQSEALIQRMTVEMTEIAEAVQLTAEQMQELERFSLQIGSVIQVINEVAEQTNLLSLNAAIEAARAGEMGRGFAVVAAEVRQLAERTSRSTLEIAATVKQVQGSTRAVAAGLQQTVERVRVGVELAHQADSSLVQIRAGTGEVIVAVNEITAVLKGQSAATREIAVRVEGVSSGVQEMSGSAAQSASAAAELQCLAGELERMAQQFRTA
- a CDS encoding coniferyl aldehyde dehydrogenase, whose translation is MRAHLQSIDQLPPLLAAQRLAFDQQGPVSAELRRERIQAVIDLLVDHHQALTEAMDADFGGRHPGFGLMNDVLGSLASLKHARDHLGEWMPNEPRQVFSPYDQMGAEAWVQYQPKGSVGIIGTWNAPLFTLLSPLACAFAAGNRAVLKPSEIVPRTAALLAQLIDQRFDPLELAIITGGVEVGQAFASQPFNHLVFTGSTEVGRDIMRRAAEHLVPVTLELGGKSPVVIGASADIGEAARRLAIAKGINAGQICISPDRVFVPAAQCEEFVRQFSAAFSGLYPSVADNPDLVSIVNQRHLQRLDGYLAEVRELGVEVVQCPDVAFDAQQRKRPMSLVINPPLSSGIMREEIFGPALVVLGYSDIRHVLEEINQGERPLALYYFGSDQAEQDQVLGHTLSGGVSINDALMHAAMETAPFGGVGASGMGRYHGREGFLEFSHVRTVYKAAAADPRAEWGMLPPYHAGFTGVMQSQITR
- a CDS encoding flavin reductase, with translation MNAQASFNPKAFRDALSTFTTGVTIITTRGADGLPVGITANSFNSVSLDPPLVLWSLAKSAYSLEAFSNTKHWNVHVLSVEQEPLSGRFASRGEDKFAGIQLDRGINDIPLLHNCTARFQCRTAFMYEGGDHLIFVGEVLSFDKSQLPPLAFQSGQYALTARKPHEGVRLSQIEQVAPECSYTEDLLGYLVGRAHYQLVAFLRTLLSNHKLDEHAFFVLSVLSIQNNLTLKQINHFVAYTGREVTMSMLLFLQKQGYIVVDEQSGEQCFILTGEGREVSLEHVALAKAVEEDVTEKLGSGDTLALKILLKRLIQVTDPGLPDLWATENPPLNKHLKG
- a CDS encoding glucose 1-dehydrogenase → MSLLERFTLQGNVALITGAGKGIGKAIALAYAEAGASVVCAARTLADVEAVAEQIRQQGGQAIAVSCDVNDPAQREAAVARTLEAFGKITHLVNNAGGGGPNSPLKLSWEEFDRSLHFNVTSAYHLIQLCAPHMLETGQGNIINITSGAARYIQRNFSRYAAAKAALTHLGKMLAQDFAPLIRINAIAPGPIMTDALAGVMTDEIRQIMEKNTPLRTLGEVEDIAAAALYLATPASKWVTGKVLEVDGGAETSVFPT